A stretch of DNA from Granulicella pectinivorans:
TTCTATGGATTGCCGGTCTGATGATCGTTTTTCGCATCGCCGATCGTCGCCGGCCCGGGCTTGACGGTGTGGGAGCCTATTTGAAGGGTGGTCGATGGAATTTGCCCGGACGCCGTGTTGTGTACACTGCCGATTCGTATTCGCTCGCTCTTCTTGAAGTACTGGTTCATGCAAGCAGAGATGCGGTGCCAAAGAACCAGGTCGTGATCAAGATCGAGATTCCCGATGAACTTGCTCTCGAAACGCTGCAACCTCCGTATGTCTCTGGTTGGAAGTCGTACGAACCGGTTGCGAGTTGTTCGTTCGGCGATGCATGGCTTGAAGAAGGAAGAACGGCGTTCCTGAAAGTTCCGAGTGTCGTTGTCCAAGGGCGTCAGTGGAATGTATTGCTCAATCCCGAACACGCTGATTTCGCGAAGATTTTGGTTACCGCCCCTGAAGAAATCGAGTGGGATCCTCGTCTCCTTCCTGGAGGGTTCTAGATCCGAGTTGCATCGATGGGCAGTCCGGCGTGTAATCGGATTTTGCGGGAGGCACGATGCATCCGGATCTTGAGAAGTTGATTGTGTTGCAGCGTTTGGATCTTGAGGCGAAGAGGCTCAGGGATGAAATCTCGGCGCTGCCGAAGCATGTTGCCGGGTTGTCGGCCAAGCTGGCGGCTCTCGAAGGGCAGAGAGCTGTGGTGGTCGACCTGCTCGCCAAGGAGGAGGCTCTGCGGCGGCGGCAGGAGTCGGATGTGAAGGACTTCCGGCTGAAGATCGAGAAAGGCCGCAAGAAGGTCGATGCCGCGACGACTTCGGCGATGGTCGAAGGGTTCGAGCGCGAGATTGCCTTCTCCCAGGGCGAGATCGCGAAGCTCGAGGATGCTGAGCTCGAGAGCATGCTGCGGACCGAGGAGATGGAGGCGCAGAAGACGCTCGCCGATGCCGCCGTCGCCGAGGCCAAGGCTACGCTGAGCCGGGAACGTGCCCGTGCGGTCGAGACGATCGACAAGGATAAGGTGTTGCTGGCTGGGGTCGACACGGAGCGCGAGGTTCTACGGCCGACAATCGGTGAGGCGATTCTGTCGAACTACGATCGGATCGCGAAGGGCAAGGGCACCGGACTGGCCGAGGCGCTGAACCAGAAGTGCATGGCGTGCCAGATGATGCTGCGTCCCCAGCGCTGGAACGACATTCGCAATCGTGACAACGAGGACGAGATCACTACCTGCGAGAGTTGCGGGCGCCTGCTGTACTACGATCCGGCTCGCGATTCGCCGCAGCGCAAGGTGGTCGAGGTGGAGAGCATCGCGGCCCGCATTGTGCGGTCGCTGTAACGGAAACCGGCGTATGGTGGGTGAGTGAGCGCGTTGAAACGAATTTGCATCGATATGGATGAGGTCATTGCGGATGCTGTGGCGGAGCATCTGTTGCGTTACAACCAGGACCACGATGAGCAGATCTCGAAGGACGATCTGGCCGGGAAGTGGCTGTGGGAGGTCGTGTCCGCGGATCGGCACGCGAAGCTCGATGCGTACATGCGCTCCGAGGACTTCTTCGCCGTTCTGGACGTCATGCCCGACGCCCCTCGGGTGATCGAAGCCCTGCAGTCGAAGTATGAGGTCTTCATCGCCACCGCGGCGATGGAGGTTCCCACCTCATTCAACGCGAAGTACCTGTGGCTCAAACGGCACTTTCCGTTCATTCCCTCTTCGCACATCGTGTTTTGCGGGGACAAGGGGATTCTGCGCGCCGAATACCTCATCGACGACAACCCGCGGCAGCTCCGGCGGTTCGAAGGCGAGGGGATCTTGTACACGTCTCCCCACAATATCCACGTCAAGGGGTACCGGCGTGTGGATAACTGGCTCGATGTGGAACGGATGTTCCTCTAGTTGGCGGGTTCCGCGTAGAGACCGGATTCGAAGGTCCTCAGCGCTTCGTCGTCCCAGGCATGGCTGGACTGACGCCATGTCTCGCCCTGCGCCGCCATAAAGTTCGGGAAGTCGAGCCGGCAGGATCCGATGCGTTTGGCGAAGTCGAACAGGCCCTGTGCGACGCCGTCGAGGTACATCACCGCCTGCATGCCGTCGCGCGACCACTGGATGCTGGCCAGACGCTGCTTTTCGGGGTCGCGGAGGGAACTGACGTTGTAGACGAGCATCGCGTCGACGATCGCGTCATCGTCGGTGCCGCGGGTGCGGTCGCAGGCGTAAAAATAAGCGGCAACGCCCTCGTCTTCAAAGACGACGTACCAGGGATAGGTGGACGAATCGGCTGCCAGGTAGGCATCGCCAGGGGTAAAGAGGAGCGACTGCATATGTCTCCACGATACACTTAGGGCCATGCAGGATGGGATTTTGAACGGCTGTGCGCGGGGGCTTTGTCGATGAAGTTTCCGAAGATTCGGATTGGTCGGGCGCAGCGCTGGGCTGGGTTGCTGCTGTTGGTATTTCTGGCGCAGTGCTCGTGGGTCATCGGGCACCAGCGGCTCACAGCGGCCGATTATCAGTATGCGGAGTGCGGGCGTGAGATGTGGGAGCGCCCGTCGCCACTGGCGGGGTATTTCACAACCTGTGGGAATCTGCACGGAGACGGCACGCTGGCCTATCGGGACGCGGGTCTGCCGCTCACCATGGAGCGCCTCGTGCTTCTGGGGGCGGACAAGTTTCGCAAGCCGGAGAACCGCCTCTACGTCGGCGGTACGCTGAACGGCTCGACCTGGGAGGCGCGCCACCAGCTTGGAGGTGTCGTCTGGCTCATGCATCTGCCGTTTGTGCTGTTCGCTATGTGGCTTGGCGCCGGACTGTGGTGGGTGGCCCGACGCCTCTTCGGGAATGAAGGTGCGTTCTTCGCGCTTGGTCTCTACTGCTTTTCGCCGGCTGTGGTCCGGTATGCGGTGGTGCCGAACAACGAAGTGCTGGCGATGTGGGGTCTGTACGGGCTGGTGTACACGGCCATCGGCGTGGCCCATGCCATGCAGGGACCACGCAGGAAATGGAAGCCGCGCATTGTTCTGCTGACCCTGGCGCTTGGTCTTACGGCGGCGGCGCATCTGGTGGCGGCCATGGTGGGATTTGTGGCGGCGCTGATCCTGATGATGTACCTCGCGGAGCGCCGGCGCAGCTACGTGATGCAGATCCTCATCTTCTCCGCGCTGGGCGCGCTCGTGTTGGTGTTTGCCTCGTTTGCGTTTCGCGCGGCGGCGTTCACCTATGTCTTTACCGGCGGCGGCGGACGCTTCTGGTTCTCGCTCGACGGGGTAAAGACCTTCTTCGGCGCTCTGGCCGAAGCCCCGATTGTGGGTGCCATTGGTGTGGCTCTGGTCATGTGGGCTGGCGTCAAGCGCAGCCGCTACTTCGGCAACACGGCACCCCTGATCCTGGCGGCACTCATCAGCCTCGTTCAACCTTCGCAGGTCGTCGCGGCGGCCTGGCTTTGGGCGGTGCCGTTCGGTCTTACGTTTACCGGCGGAGTCTTTGCCGACGCCATGGAGACCAAACACCGGAAGATGTTCCTCGGGCTGGCGGCCTGCCTGATGGTCGCGCAGGCCGTTGTCTGCCTCGGTTCGCTGGGAGTCATCGCCCGTCCCTGATCCTCCCGTCTCCGAATTTGCCTTGACGCTGTTCGCGTGGAATCTGCATCTTACGGTGTACATTGCACACAGATAGATGCGGATTGAGGACGGGGACCAGGATGAACGGGAAGCAGGCGTGGGGACGAATCGGTGTGGTCGCAGCGTGTGGGCTGCTGGTTTTATCAACGGCAACGGGCTGCAAGCGGCATAGAAAGACGCGGTCGAAGGAGAATACCGACGCGTACTCTTCAAAGATTCAGCCGCTGGTGCAGGCGACCAAGCTGCCGTTCATGAAGATTCCGGACGTGGGCCCCTTCCAGACACCCGCCCAGACCTTCTATGACGATCGTAACTACGAGATCGCCTGGACCCGCGATGGCAAGCCTACCCCGCAGGCCGCGGCGTTTACCCAGGCCTTCTCCGATGCTGCCCAGAAGGGCCTGAATCCGGAGGATTACGATGCCTCCCGCTGGGCCGGACGCGTAGCCGCGCTCAAGTCGAACTCCGATGAGGCCTTCGCGGAGTACGACGTTGCCATGACTGTGGCGGTCATGCGCTACATGTCGGATATCCGCACGGGCCGCATCAATCCGCAGCACTTCAACTTCGACATCAACGCGGAGTCGAAGCGCTACGACCTGCCCGAGTTCGTCTCCGACAATGCGGTCGACGCCGACGATGTGCCGAAGCTGATCGCCTCCGCCGAACCGGACAACGATGAATATCGCCAGACCGAGCAGGCCTTGGCGAAGTATCTTGTGCTCGCCAAGCAGCAGCGGGAGAGCGGCGTCGAGCCTTTGCCCACGGCGGTGAAACCGATCGGCGTGGGTGGGGCGTACCCGGCGCTCGACGCACTGGCCGCCCGGCTGCAACTGGAGGGCGATCTCAGCGGTCCGCCCACGGCCGCAACGGCGTATACGCAGGAGTTTTCGGATGGCGTGAAGGCCTTCCAGGAGCGTCACGGCATTACTCCGGACGGCAAGCTGAACGCCCAGACCATCGCCTCGATGAACGTTCCGCTCGAACAGCGCGTCCTGCAGTTGGAGTGCTCGCTGGAGCGGTGGCGCTGGCTGCCCGATCCGTATGTCCACGCTCGCCTGGTGGTGAACCTGCCTGAGTTTGTGCTGCGCGGGTATACGCCGGACAACAAGCTCGATTTCACCATGAAGGTCGTGGTGGGCAAGGTGCTCGGTGAGCACGAGACGCCGGTCTTCACTCACATGATGAAGTACCTCATCTTCCGTCCCTACTGGAACGTGCCTACCGATATCGCCCGTAAGGAACTGGTGCCGCACATCGAGAAGAACAAGGGTTATCTAGCGACGAAGAACTTCGAGGTCACCAATGCGAAGGGCGATGTCCTCACCGATTACACCTCCGCCCAGGTAGCGCGCGGCGGCGTGATGGTGCGGGAGAAACCCGGGCCGAAGAACTCGCTCGGCCTCGTGAAGTTCATGTTCCCCAACGAATATGACATTTACCTGCACTCCACGCCTGCAACCGAGCTCTTCAACCGCACGCGCCGCGACTTCAGCCATGGATGCGTCCGGGTGCAGAAACCCGAGGATCTTGCGGCCTGGGTCCTCCAGGACCAGCCAAACTGGGATCTGGACAAAGTCCGCGAGGCGATGAACAATGGAGCCGACAATCACCAGGTGAATCTCAAAACTCCCCTGCCGATTGCGATCTTCTACCTGACCGCACGCGTGGGAGATGACGGACGAGTCGATTTCTTCGACGACATCTATAAGTACGACGAGAAGACGCAGGCGATTTTGCAAAAGGGTCCGCCGTATCCGACCTACTCGGAGCCGGTCAAGGCCAAGACCCCGGGGGATACAGTCTGATGGATGATGCTACGGAACGCCGGCAGTATGAGCGAGGATGGACGACGATGCGCATGACGGGGAACACGATCTTTATCACTGGCGGTGGCTCCGGGATCGGGCGCGGTCTGGCTGAGGCGCTGCATCACATGGGCAATGAGGTCATCATCTCCGGGCGCCGCAGGTCTGTGCTCGACGAGACGACGGCGGCGAATCCCGGCATGCATGCCGTGGAGCTCGACGTCGAAGATCCGGCCAGCATCGCGAAGGGAGCGGCAGACCTGATCGCGCGCTTTCCGAAGCTGAATGTCCTCATTAACAACGCCGGCATCATGAAGATGGACGACGCGTCTTCGGTGATCGACGAGGCCGTGCTGGTCTCGACGATCACGACGAACCTTCTCGGTCCCATCCGGGTAACCTCCGCTTTCATCGAGCACTTCAAGAGCCTCGACGAGGCGACGGTGATCAATGTCACCTCCGGCCTGGCCTTCGTTCCCCTGGCGATGACAGCGATCTACTCCGCCACGAAGGCTGCGCTGCACTCCTATACGCAGTCGCTGCGGTTCAAGCTGAAGGGCAGCTCCGTGGCCGTGATGGAGCTGGCGCCCCCCTACGTGCAGACCGACCTCATGGGCGGGGCGAACGATCCGCGTGCCATGCCCCTGTCCGCGTTCATTGAAGAGACGATGGTGCTGCTGGCGCAAGGCGTGGAGGAGATTCTGGTGGAGCGGGTGAAGCCGCTGAGAAACAATCCAGGCCCCGCTGAAGCCGCATTCGTGAATCAGTTCAACGACATGATGGCGCAGCAGACGCACTGAAGTTGTTGCCATCACGCAGAGGAGGGTAGACGGGTGGATGCTCGCGTCGATGCGTATATCGGAAAGGCGCCGGCGTATGCGCAGCCGGTGCTGCACCATCTCAGGGATCTGGTCCACAGGGCGTATCCGGCGGTGGAAGAGGGGATGAAGTGGTCGCGGCCTGCGTTTTTGTCCGGCGGCCAGATCGTCTGCGGCATGTCTGCGTTCAAGGAGCACTGCGGCTTTGGTTTTTGGGGATCCGGCATGGCGGGCCCGCTGGCCGAGGCCGGTTTTGAGCGAGAGGGAAGTTCGGGATCGTTGGGGAAAATCACCAGCCTGAAGGACCTTCCCAGGGATAAAGTCCTGCTCGGGCTCCTGAAGACGGCCTTCGCGTTGGCCGGAGAAGAGGGCGGCAAGTTGAAGCGGCCACCCAAGCCTGCGGCGAAGAAGGCCGCCGCCAGCATCCAGACACCCGAGGATCTCGAGGCCGCGCTCGCTCGCATCGGGGCGATGGAGCGCTTCGAGGCGATGAGTCCGAGCTGCCGCCGGGAGTATATGGAGTGGATCGTCGAGGCCAAACGGCCCGAGACGAGGACGAAACGGATTGGCGAGGCGGTTGGGTGGATCGCCGAAGGCAAGAAGCGGAACTGGAAGTACGAAAACTGCTAGAACCTGTCGCTTGAGGGTCGTCTCATGGGGCGTTTTGGTGCGCTCCGGCGACCCACTGTGTGCGTGGGGTGGGCGGACCGGTGCGCCGCAACGCGCTCGGGAGGACTGACCAATCCGCAGAAAACCAGCCGAAAACAATTTCAGTTGACAGCCCTCATCTGCGGTATCTATATTCCGCTCCGCATAAAACAGGCCTGTTTTGCCGTTCTGAACCGAAAACGGTCAGGACGAAGAGGTCTGATCTCTTTGACCACGGAACGGTCGGATGGCCGACAGTCCAAGGGGTTTTGGAGAAGAGCAGGGAACCGGACGGCGCAGGATTTCAATCATCGCGATCGCCGGTTGGAAAAGCATTTTTGGGGGTTTTAATGGTCGATATTTTCTTGAATCAGGTCAGGCGCACGTCCCGGTGGGTCGTCGTTGCGCTTGTTGCGTGTCTCTTTACGGCCGGCGCGGTCGCGCAGGTCGCCGGCGCGGGTAACATTCAGGGCACGGTTACCGATGCCACGGGCGCAGTCATTCCTGGAGCGACGGTCGTCGCGACCGAAGCCTCCACGCACGTTGCCCACACGGCCGTCACGGATGCGGTCGGTGTGTACACGTTTCCCAACCTGGTAGTTGGTTCGTACTCCATCAGCATCACCGCAACCGGCTTCCAGGGCTACACCAGCACGGGCAATGTGCTCGAAGTCGGCAGCAGCATCTCGATCAACGCCAAGATGACGGTCGGCGCCGCCGATCAGAAGGTCGAGGTTCACTCGGAAGGCCTGGCTCTGCAGACGGAAGATGTCTCGTTCAAGCAGACGGTCGACTCGCAGACGCTGACCGAGATGCCCCTCAACGGCCGCCAGATGGCGGCGCTCATCACCCTCTCGGGCGGATCGTCCCCCGCGCCCGCTGGTGACTTTACGGGCAGCAAGTACTCCTACCAGACGATCGCGGTCTCGATCGCAGGCTCGGGCGGCAACACGACGCAGTGGAAGCTCGACGGCGGCGACAACAACGACTACATGGCGAACGGCAACCTGCCCTTCCCTTTCCCGGACGCAGTCAGCCAGTTCTCGGTGGAGTCCACGGCTCTGGGCGCGGGCGAAGGCGAGCACTCGGGCGGACTGGTGAACGTGGTCACGCGCTCCGGTACGAACAAGTTCCATGGCTCGGCCTTTGAATTCCTCCGCAACAACTACCTGAACGCGAACAACTTCTTTTCGGCCACCAAAGACAGCCTGCATCAGAACCAGTACGGCGGTACCTTTGGCGGGCCGATCAAGCGCGACAAGATCTTCGCGTTTGCCGGCTATCAGCGCACCCAGTCCAAGTCCAGCCAGTCTTCGGTGACGGCATTCGTTCCCTCGGCGGCGAATCTGGCCGGTGACTTTTCGCAGTCTGACGATCCGACGAAGGTCCCGCTCGTGAACCCCCTTACCGGCGCACCTCTGCCGAATAATCAGATCAACCCGTCGCTCTTCAATCCGCAGGCTTTGGCTCTGGTCAAGTATCTGCCTCAGACGACGGCTGCGAACGGCCAGGTCAGCTATGCCATTCCGCTCCAGACCTCCGACAACTCCTTTGTCACCCGTGTCGATTACACCATCAACGCCAAGAACAACCTCTATGCCCGCTACTTCATCGATGGATACCAGCTTCCTGCGTTCTATTCTCCGACGAATATCCTGATCACCACGCAGTCCGGAAATCTGCAGCGTGTCCAGAGCTTCACCCTGGGTGAGGACTTCGCGATCAGTTCGAAGACGGTCAACTCGGCACACGTTACGCTCTCACGGCGCCGCAATAACCGCGGTTACGCACCCAACGCCATCAATGCCACGACGCTTGGCGTCAACGCGTTCCAAGCTGTTCCGAACGGTCTTTATGTGACCGTCGCGAACAAGTTCACCCTGGGTGGTGGCGGAAACTCCGTCTCCCACTTCAACGACAACTTCCTCGCCATTGAAGACCTGGTTACGATGCTGCGCGGCAAGCACCAGATCGTGATCGGCGGTGAGCTTGTACACAACCAGCTCAACATCTCCAACGCCTACAACGGGAATGGTATCTTCACCTTTGGCGGTGCCCTGAACTATAGCGCCAACGGTCCGACCGGCGTCGGCGGTAAAACCGCTGTCGACAACAACCTCGACTTTCTCATGGGGGCGATGAACTCCTTCGAACAGTCCAAGCAGCAGCAGAATGCTCTGCGCGGCAACATCCCCAGCATCTACGTGCAGGATACCTTCCACGCGACCAAGCAGTTGACCATCAATGCGGGCATCCGCTGGGCACCGGAGTTCATGCCGGTCGATTACTTCAATCGCGGTACGACCTTCGATCAAACCGCCTTTTTGGCCGGTACGACCAGCTCGGTCTACCCCAACTCTCCGGCCGGTACCTTCTACTACGGCGATAAGGGCGTACCTCGCCAGTTCACCAAGAACTCACCCTGGCAGTTCACGCCGAACTTCGGAATGGCGTATGACCTGACCGGTGACGGCAAGACGGTCATCCGTGCGGGTGCCAGCTACATCTACGACCAGGTGAATTACTTCACCGGTCAGCGCAACCAGCAGAACCCGCCCTTCGCCACGGATATCAAGCAGATCCCCACCGCGACCTCGGGGCCCATCCCGTTCTCGGCTCCCTGGTCGGCTGGCACGCTCACCAGCAGCCCCTTCCCGCAGCCGGCTGTACCCACGCCAGCGACAGCGCTGTTTTACGCTCAGTCGCAGTACATCGTGCTGCCGACCCAGTATCACCCCTCCGTCACGATGCAGTGGACGGCGAGTGTGCAACATCAGTTCAGTCGTGGCTGGCAGTTGCAGGTGGACTATATCGGCAATAAGACCACCCACGTGCCCCTCGGTCTGCCGCTCAGCCCGGCCGTCTATGTCCCCGGTGTCTGGGGTGCGAACAACACCGGATGCCCAGGCGTTGTGACCACTGGACCCGCAGGCAAGAATGGCGTTGCTGGAACGAACTGCTCCACGCTGGCCAACTCCGCGCAGCGATACAAGCTCACGCAGCTCAACCCGCTCGTCGGCAACCAGTATGGCGGTGGCAACAGTTCGGCAATCGTGGGCGATGGTGGTACCGGCAACTACCATGGCCTCATCACCACCGTGCAGCACCGCCTCTCGTCGACCTTCAGCCTCCTCGCCAACCACACCTGGTCGAAGTGCCTGAACAACGCCGACGCCAATGGCGATCTCGCCGGCTCATCCGTTGAGAACCCCAATAACCCCGGCATGGACTATGGCCCGTGCGGATCGGACTATCGCCACATCGAGAATCTGGTCCTTGTCACGCGCAGCAAGTTCTCCATCGCGAACCGCGCTCTCGCCTACGCGGTGAACGGCTGGGAGCTTGGTCCGCTTGTCCATATTCAAAGTGGTTCGGTCATCAATGTCACCTCCGGCGTCGACACCTCGCTGACTGCTGTCACCCTGGATCGCCCCAACCGGATCGCGGGCGTGAATCCGTACCTCCCTGGTCCCATCCGGTCCGGCATCGGAATCACATCAACCGCTGGTCTTCAGGCAGCACGCGGGTCCTTGAATCCCGCCGCTTTCTGTTCCGCCATCACCGCAACCTGCCCCGGCGGACCGGCACCCGGAACCTTTGGAAACGTCAGCCGCAACGCCTTCCGTGGTCGGTCTTCGTATCAGTTCGATGCGCAGCTCTCCCGTACCTTCCCGATCCACGAGAGTGTCAACACCGTCCTGCGGCTGGAGGCATTCAACGTTCTCAATCATCCCAACCTGAGCAACCCGGGATCTAGCGTCGCTTCCACGACCTTCGGCCAGGTCACGGCTGCCTCTGCGGCCCGTATCTTCCAGGCCTCGGCGAAGGTCAACTTCTAAATCGTCAGACGCACCTTGCCCCTCTTCTCACGAAGGGGGGCAAGGTGTCTTTAGTAGCATAGTTTCCAAAGACTAAAAATCATTTTTGATTCAGGAGATTTCCGATGAAGGCACCAGAGAGCAATCGCAGGGACTTCCTCAAGACGGCCTCTGCCGCGGCGGCCAGCGTTGCGGTCACCAACTGGACCGCGGCGAGCTACGCCCAGATCGCGGGCTCCAACGACCGCGTGCGCACGGCCATCGTCGGCTGCGGCGACCGGATGAAGCAGGCTCTCGTTCCTGCCTTCCTCAGCCATGCCAAGGCCCAGAACTTCCAGTTCGTTGCCGTCTCCGATATCTGGAACATGCGCCGCGATCAGGGAGCCGCCATGCTGACCACGAAGACCGGCAATAAGGTCGACGCCGTCCGCAACAATGACGAGCTCTACGCCCGCAAGGATGTCGATGCGGTCCTCATTGCAACCGCCGACTTCCAGCACGCGCAGCATGGCATCGAAGCGGTCAACGCCGGCCGTGACGCCTATGTCGAGAAGCCCACGGCACACACCATGGAAGACGCGCGCAACTTCCGCGCCGCCGTGCATAAGACCGGAAAGATCGTTCAGGTCGGCACCCAGCGCCGCTCCACTCCCAGTTATCAGAAGGCCTACGAGTACATCAAGAGCGGTGAGTTTGGCGACATCGTCATGGTCGAAATGACCTGGAACGTGAACCAGCCCGGCCGCTGGCGCCGCCCCGACGTCGTGCCCCTCCTGAAGGAAGAGGACACCGACTGGAAGCGCTACCAGCTCAATCTGCCCAAGGTTCCCTTCGATGCGCGCAAGTATCTTGAGTTCCGCCTCTTCTGGCCCTACTCCTCCGGTCTTCCCGATCAGTGGCTCGTCCACCAGATCGATACCGTTCACTGGTTCACCGGTCTGCCGCACCCGCGCTCAGTCGTTGCGAACGGCGGTATCTATGCATGGCGCGATGGCCGCGTGAACTGGGACAC
This window harbors:
- a CDS encoding carboxypeptidase-like regulatory domain-containing protein produces the protein MVDIFLNQVRRTSRWVVVALVACLFTAGAVAQVAGAGNIQGTVTDATGAVIPGATVVATEASTHVAHTAVTDAVGVYTFPNLVVGSYSISITATGFQGYTSTGNVLEVGSSISINAKMTVGAADQKVEVHSEGLALQTEDVSFKQTVDSQTLTEMPLNGRQMAALITLSGGSSPAPAGDFTGSKYSYQTIAVSIAGSGGNTTQWKLDGGDNNDYMANGNLPFPFPDAVSQFSVESTALGAGEGEHSGGLVNVVTRSGTNKFHGSAFEFLRNNYLNANNFFSATKDSLHQNQYGGTFGGPIKRDKIFAFAGYQRTQSKSSQSSVTAFVPSAANLAGDFSQSDDPTKVPLVNPLTGAPLPNNQINPSLFNPQALALVKYLPQTTAANGQVSYAIPLQTSDNSFVTRVDYTINAKNNLYARYFIDGYQLPAFYSPTNILITTQSGNLQRVQSFTLGEDFAISSKTVNSAHVTLSRRRNNRGYAPNAINATTLGVNAFQAVPNGLYVTVANKFTLGGGGNSVSHFNDNFLAIEDLVTMLRGKHQIVIGGELVHNQLNISNAYNGNGIFTFGGALNYSANGPTGVGGKTAVDNNLDFLMGAMNSFEQSKQQQNALRGNIPSIYVQDTFHATKQLTINAGIRWAPEFMPVDYFNRGTTFDQTAFLAGTTSSVYPNSPAGTFYYGDKGVPRQFTKNSPWQFTPNFGMAYDLTGDGKTVIRAGASYIYDQVNYFTGQRNQQNPPFATDIKQIPTATSGPIPFSAPWSAGTLTSSPFPQPAVPTPATALFYAQSQYIVLPTQYHPSVTMQWTASVQHQFSRGWQLQVDYIGNKTTHVPLGLPLSPAVYVPGVWGANNTGCPGVVTTGPAGKNGVAGTNCSTLANSAQRYKLTQLNPLVGNQYGGGNSSAIVGDGGTGNYHGLITTVQHRLSSTFSLLANHTWSKCLNNADANGDLAGSSVENPNNPGMDYGPCGSDYRHIENLVLVTRSKFSIANRALAYAVNGWELGPLVHIQSGSVINVTSGVDTSLTAVTLDRPNRIAGVNPYLPGPIRSGIGITSTAGLQAARGSLNPAAFCSAITATCPGGPAPGTFGNVSRNAFRGRSSYQFDAQLSRTFPIHESVNTVLRLEAFNVLNHPNLSNPGSSVASTTFGQVTAASAARIFQASAKVNF
- a CDS encoding Gfo/Idh/MocA family protein gives rise to the protein MKAPESNRRDFLKTASAAAASVAVTNWTAASYAQIAGSNDRVRTAIVGCGDRMKQALVPAFLSHAKAQNFQFVAVSDIWNMRRDQGAAMLTTKTGNKVDAVRNNDELYARKDVDAVLIATADFQHAQHGIEAVNAGRDAYVEKPTAHTMEDARNFRAAVHKTGKIVQVGTQRRSTPSYQKAYEYIKSGEFGDIVMVEMTWNVNQPGRWRRPDVVPLLKEEDTDWKRYQLNLPKVPFDARKYLEFRLFWPYSSGLPDQWLVHQIDTVHWFTGLPHPRSVVANGGIYAWRDGRVNWDTLTAVFDYGPLDDLTKGFQVSYSTRQTNEAGGVKELYYSKGGMLDMDKQEVTPTGGLTAKYAKEMNMQPDLLKPFSLATAKAEKVSTDANTGGGDPQTGANMLNWMECVRSRKTPNASIEAGYSHSIALCMCIAAMQTGTRVTFDDKTQRVMAGGKYV
- a CDS encoding zinc ribbon domain-containing protein: MHPDLEKLIVLQRLDLEAKRLRDEISALPKHVAGLSAKLAALEGQRAVVVDLLAKEEALRRRQESDVKDFRLKIEKGRKKVDAATTSAMVEGFEREIAFSQGEIAKLEDAELESMLRTEEMEAQKTLADAAVAEAKATLSRERARAVETIDKDKVLLAGVDTEREVLRPTIGEAILSNYDRIAKGKGTGLAEALNQKCMACQMMLRPQRWNDIRNRDNEDEITTCESCGRLLYYDPARDSPQRKVVEVESIAARIVRSL
- a CDS encoding DUF2251 domain-containing protein gives rise to the protein MQSLLFTPGDAYLAADSSTYPWYVVFEDEGVAAYFYACDRTRGTDDDAIVDAMLVYNVSSLRDPEKQRLASIQWSRDGMQAVMYLDGVAQGLFDFAKRIGSCRLDFPNFMAAQGETWRQSSHAWDDEALRTFESGLYAEPAN
- a CDS encoding SDR family oxidoreductase, yielding MDDATERRQYERGWTTMRMTGNTIFITGGGSGIGRGLAEALHHMGNEVIISGRRRSVLDETTAANPGMHAVELDVEDPASIAKGAADLIARFPKLNVLINNAGIMKMDDASSVIDEAVLVSTITTNLLGPIRVTSAFIEHFKSLDEATVINVTSGLAFVPLAMTAIYSATKAALHSYTQSLRFKLKGSSVAVMELAPPYVQTDLMGGANDPRAMPLSAFIEETMVLLAQGVEEILVERVKPLRNNPGPAEAAFVNQFNDMMAQQTH
- a CDS encoding 5' nucleotidase, NT5C type, which encodes MSALKRICIDMDEVIADAVAEHLLRYNQDHDEQISKDDLAGKWLWEVVSADRHAKLDAYMRSEDFFAVLDVMPDAPRVIEALQSKYEVFIATAAMEVPTSFNAKYLWLKRHFPFIPSSHIVFCGDKGILRAEYLIDDNPRQLRRFEGEGILYTSPHNIHVKGYRRVDNWLDVERMFL
- a CDS encoding YdeI/OmpD-associated family protein, which translates into the protein MDARVDAYIGKAPAYAQPVLHHLRDLVHRAYPAVEEGMKWSRPAFLSGGQIVCGMSAFKEHCGFGFWGSGMAGPLAEAGFEREGSSGSLGKITSLKDLPRDKVLLGLLKTAFALAGEEGGKLKRPPKPAAKKAAASIQTPEDLEAALARIGAMERFEAMSPSCRREYMEWIVEAKRPETRTKRIGEAVGWIAEGKKRNWKYENC
- a CDS encoding L,D-transpeptidase family protein yields the protein MNGKQAWGRIGVVAACGLLVLSTATGCKRHRKTRSKENTDAYSSKIQPLVQATKLPFMKIPDVGPFQTPAQTFYDDRNYEIAWTRDGKPTPQAAAFTQAFSDAAQKGLNPEDYDASRWAGRVAALKSNSDEAFAEYDVAMTVAVMRYMSDIRTGRINPQHFNFDINAESKRYDLPEFVSDNAVDADDVPKLIASAEPDNDEYRQTEQALAKYLVLAKQQRESGVEPLPTAVKPIGVGGAYPALDALAARLQLEGDLSGPPTAATAYTQEFSDGVKAFQERHGITPDGKLNAQTIASMNVPLEQRVLQLECSLERWRWLPDPYVHARLVVNLPEFVLRGYTPDNKLDFTMKVVVGKVLGEHETPVFTHMMKYLIFRPYWNVPTDIARKELVPHIEKNKGYLATKNFEVTNAKGDVLTDYTSAQVARGGVMVREKPGPKNSLGLVKFMFPNEYDIYLHSTPATELFNRTRRDFSHGCVRVQKPEDLAAWVLQDQPNWDLDKVREAMNNGADNHQVNLKTPLPIAIFYLTARVGDDGRVDFFDDIYKYDEKTQAILQKGPPYPTYSEPVKAKTPGDTV
- a CDS encoding RES family NAD+ phosphorylase, with amino-acid sequence MIVFRIADRRRPGLDGVGAYLKGGRWNLPGRRVVYTADSYSLALLEVLVHASRDAVPKNQVVIKIEIPDELALETLQPPYVSGWKSYEPVASCSFGDAWLEEGRTAFLKVPSVVVQGRQWNVLLNPEHADFAKILVTAPEEIEWDPRLLPGGF